Below is a window of Humulus lupulus chromosome 2, drHumLupu1.1, whole genome shotgun sequence DNA.
TGTTGAGTtggaaaattttaattaataaataatatttgttcTTAATCACAATCTATGTATCAATTCATAACAAAAGGAAAATTGCCAAACaattgttttgaaaaaaaaaaaggcaacttATTTCATTTCTTACTAATTATAAATTTTGTAGTTTCCCTTTTCCcacttggaaaaaaaaaattgtggatAAATGTGGTTCTTCTTTTACCAAATTAATCCACAATTATGACATTAAtgcatattaatttttatttaaatttccgAAAAAGAAAATTCCACGTGGGATGTGAATAAGGCGCGTAGATAAACCATTTTACAGACTCTCGAGTGGGCCCCACTGGGCCCACTCTACGAAGGCTCACattctctgtctctctctctctccttttccTTTCAGTTTCTTTAAATAAATACAGGCCCTTCGTTTCCCTCTCCAAACCCAAAAATCTCTCACTGTCGTTCCTTACTAACACATCCCCTTGCGTACGTTAGCATCTCGAAACCCATTTCAGTAGAGAGAGAAAccgaaagagaaagagaaagagtattaagctatttttttgttttgtttagagagagaaagagaagacgATAATGGCGTCGCCGACGAGAGTAGATCTGGATGGGAATCCGATTAAGCCAATGACGATATGCATGATCGGAGCTGGTGGTTTCATTGGCTCTCACCTCTGCGAGAAGCTCATGCACGAAACTCCTCACAAGATCTTGGCCCTTGATGTCTACAACGACAAGATCAGGCACCTCCTTGAGCCTGAGACTGCCGAATATGCTGATCGTATCCAGTTTCACCGACTCAACATCAAGCACGATTCTCGGCTTGAAGGCCTCATCAAGATGGCAGATCTGGTCCGTCATTGTTGTTTATAGCTGTTTTTCTCTTTCTTGATTCGTGGCATTTAAATGGCGGTTCTTGATTTTGATTGTGATTTTCTTGTGTAGACGATAAATCTTGCCGCGATCTGTACGCCGGCGGACTACAACACACGCCCGCTCGACACCATTTACAGCAACTTCATTGATGCTCTTCCTGTGGTACGTTGAATACGGATAAGGATAACCTTTTTGTCTTGTTTTTGTAACTGTTGAAAATATTTTGTTTGGCTGTGGCAGAGAATTTGATTGATTGAAGTGGATTTGTGTGTTCTTTCGTTTTCGATTTTAGGTGAAGTACTGTTCGGAAAACAATAAGAGGCTCATTCACTTCTCTACCTGTGAAGTGTATGGGAAAACGATTGGGAGCTTTCTTCCCAAAGACAGTCCTCTTCGTCAGGTATGCTATTGCTTTCGTCTTCCTCTTTTTCTGTTCTTCATGCATAATATAGATTGAATTCAGATCTGACTTTTAATTGGCAATTGTATTGTGATTAGCCTGTCTATTTTGCTGTTTCAACGGTTTGATTGTATAATTGAGGCTTTTGGTGATCTGCTGTGAATGTCGGTGGCATTGAAATGTACTGGTCAAATGTTTAATATTTGGTCAATTATTGGTGGAATAGTTGGATTTTACATGTCGGTGCAATGCTGAAGCTTAACTTCACTTGTGTTGATGCTATATTGTTAAGAATTGTGGAGTTTTGAATAATTGACAAATGTTAATTTGAGATCAATGTTATAAGAGTTCTGAAAAATCCTCCATATGTTGGATCTGTAAGTAGAGGCACTTGTTTTAATGTTCTCTTTGAGCATTTAGGAAGATTGCTTGTGTATAAGTTGTATTTGTACATTGTTTTTTGGTATTACTAATACTTAGTACCCTCTCTACTTGTGATTTTATTGGTAAGtggacttttttttattttttattttttttgcttaTTGTAGTATGTTTTAGTATTGCCTACTTAAAGAGACGTGTTCAAAGAATGTACAAATTGTTAGGTACACATTATGTTGAAATTTTTTTCTACTTTTAGAAGTACGAGTAATTCTTGATATAAACGAGATGATTCATTGTTTAACTTGCCAAGCATGATCTTTTCTTATCTAACTTTTCATAAACTGATCTTGGAATTTAACTGTGCATATGTTTTTACAGGATCCTGAGTATTATGTTCTCAAGGAAGATGCATCTCCCTGCATCTTTGGCGCTATTGACAAGCAGAGATGGTCTTATGCATGTGCAAAGCAACTGATTGAGAGGCTGATTTATGGTTTGTCAACTATTCATCTTGTGTAAGacttaataatttttatattttattgttcgATTATGATATCATATTTTGATGTTTACAGCTGAGGGTGCGGAAAATGGTCTCGAGTTCACTATTGTGAGACCTTTCAACTGGATTGGTCCTAGGATGGACTTTATTCCCGGGATTGATGGCCCAAGTGAAGGTGTTCCAAGGGTTCTTGCTTGCTTCAGTAATGTATGTTGAGTTATTCTATCTTCAATTCATTGATGTATTTGTAGTTTTTTGGTATATTTGTTGTAATCAAACTTGTACTTTTGCTGTAGAATCTCCTACGCCGAGAGCCTCTCAAGCTTGTGGATGGTGGTGAATCCCAGAGAACTTTTATCTACATAAAGGATGCTATTGAAGCTGTTCTTTTGATGATTGTGAGTTTCATTTCTCACGAATCCTTTCTGATTTAACATTTATATTTAATGCTTCTTTTTTATAATATTGGCGGCTATTTTTCTCAGGAAAATCCTGCTAGGGCCAACAGTCACATTTTCAATGTGGGCAACCCTAACAACGAAGTTACTGTCAGGCAGCTCGCCGAGATGATGACTGAGGTCAGATCATTGTCTCAGAGCTTAAAAGTTAAAAAGCattgctctgttttgttctgttcgACCAACTTATTTGTAATTTAAGACCAATTCTTTTCTTCAAACATGCAGGTTTATTCCAAGGTAAGTGGTGAACCACCAATAGATTCTCCTACCGTGGATGTAACCTCCAAAGAATTCTATGGAGTGGGATACGACGACAGTGATAAGCGAATTCCCGACATGACCATCATCAATAAGCAGCTTGGTAACTATTTTCATTCCTCATCTTATTATTCAGATCGAGATCTATAATACAAAGAGCCATTTTTTCATGGTATTGTTTTGAAAACAGGGTGGAACCCGAAGACCTCACTTTGGGACTTGCTTGAGTCGACTCTTACATACCAACATAGGACATATGCTGAGGCAATCAAGAAGGCGATTGCTAAACCATCTGGAACCAACTAGACGAAAAATTCATCTTGGGTGGCACTCAAAGGAGGGTTTCTTTCTTTCTTGCTTAGGTTTGCTGTCGTttatcatcatcaccatcatcctCCTGTGTTTCCTATAATTCTTTTTTTAAGAAtgtgaagatatatatatatcttgatcATGGAATCGAATATACACTacaattttattctttttttttttataacttcTTCTCTATGGTGTCGTTAGTCCTAGCAATAGTTCATCATCACTGGTAGAAAGAAAGGACCAGAAATATCATATATCCTATTTATATGTGCGTGACTAAAAGAAATGTTTCCTACTAAAATTTTCATTTTGGGCTAAACGACAATCTGTGGGCCAACCAACTTCTTATACCGAGGGAAAAGCTGTCGTTTCtctcttgattttttttcttcttttgtttttcaAGGATGGCTATATTACTTTTGTTGAAGGCtgtgttgtattttttatttagtttgaCCTCTTGAGGCTGggtaaattattattatttattaaaatcttCCATCTCTGATTCTTAgactaaattttattttatttgggaTCTGGTCACAAGTTTATTTATTAGTACAAATGGCAAGAAGCAggttatataatatttaaatgtggTTTATAAAATATGTTCCATTTCTTTATGTTGTACCATGTTCACCTCTCAaggattttttaattaatatttttggtaCATGGCTTTTTAGTAATTAATCTGTTTTACTAaaaaaactcaattttttttacaGATTAGATTAAAGAAAATTATGTAGTTTAGGGTATGATTGGATCACAAttagaaaattgtatttttaaaaagtGGGATTCTAAACTGAAAATTTGAATTTAGtgaataaaaatatgtttatgaaaatgtaTATGGTTAAATgtcaataaattattttttagttttaaaaaattgaatttatgattggtattaaatttaaaAGTATAACAGACACTGAATACGTAGGATTTTGAAAAAGAACTTCACAATAAAATAAGCTTTTTTCGATTTCAATTTTCGTTAATAAATTTTAGATACAGAATTGAATTGAATTTTTAAAAACAGTTTACCAATCAAAGATGGGTTCATCAATTTCAAGtattcaaaatcataaaattataTCCTAGTTGGATATCAATCAAGCCCTAGTTTTATTTTACTTATTTACCGAACACAATTAGATAATAAATcggaatatatttaattttatccagatttataataattattgttGAATTGGTTTGGACTTTGAGGTCGTATTCTTTATTAATAGTATGCAATTATGTCTTTGTCACATAGAGTTTCAAGAGAAGTGGTTGATACTTGTTTTTGACCACTGATTTAAGATTACAAATTCAGTCCACACTTTGGTTGGAAAAATGGGTTGGACTCGTTGATAATATAAACTTCGAAGATTATTCATTGaaatagaaaagaaagaaaaagaagtggCATGTAACGCATCGAAATAGAAAAAGATTATTCAATGCACTCAATCCACacgaaaaagaaataaaaaatcctCCTATTTCTATATAAATATAGAGATGAGGCATAGCATAATAACGTATTGTGTTTTCAACTCCAAGCGTAGCAAAATATAAGCAAATACCCAACAATACAATTCTTATCTATTCCAATTATTTAAGCAAAATGTCCATCGGTTATTCTTTGGGTAGAAGATAGTAATTGGAATGAAATAATTTCTTTCTTTAAATACTGATGTCTTATTTGAATCCTAGTTCAACAAAATGATCAAGATATCAACACTCCAAGCAAAATCTTTAGGACTCTTTATTGATTATTCATACTCAAACGATCATGCTCATCTATTGACTTCAAGTCTTTTGGGTGATGCAAGTCAAGTTACTATTTCGAGTAGCTTGATAGAGAAAGAAAAATTTGTGGAGAAGACTAATAAAGAGATGAGGAATAATGTTATTGATGAGTCTAAAACTTCGATTAATGAATGTGATATGAAGAGAATCTTTAGAAATTTGTGTTATGAAGGGTTGCTATCAAAAGTCAATAGTTCCACTAGAAAAAATCAGCTAAATTTTGTTgatcattttttatttgttggatttttttcttttctatcttCTTTGTTTCTATGGATTTGGTTACATTCCCATATTTTTATTtaaggaaattacattttatatgagttttttaataaagtttgcaAAAATATGACTTTATCTAAGAATATTCattttatgggtttagtttctcatatttttgtataaaaattaagAGCTAACAAGCAAATTAGCTCCCAAATCAGACATTATTTAGATAAATGTTTCTCtttaaaaaataatcaataaatggcCCATTCCAACAAATTAATATAGTGAAATTTCATATGTGCCCTTCCCTCTTTACTGGAAAAAATGGAGGAAAGTAGATTGAGATTCAATTGCCGGCGACCACAAAAGGAAACAGTCGACTTCTCCCTCTCCTTCTTGTTTTTTTTCTGAGAAATTTTTTGGTAATATCACTCTCATTCACGTTGTTTTgatgggaaatatgatagaaatgaTATAGTAAGGATAATTTAGTAAATTAATGATCTAAAAGGCCATTTTGCTACCATTTTTAAAATGGGGACATTGGGCTTCAAATGTACTTAATTTGGGCCATTTGttataaattcccaaaaattaATTCATGtgatagttttactcttaatcatgTTTTCCATATTTAGTTAGTTAACAATTGTTTTTTCCATATtatgtttttttctttaataaaatttataataacataattatgaaaaatctcatttttattttattattagaaTTATACTTGTTAAGTTACACTACTTGAATTGCATAAACAAACACATAGAGATATCTAATAATGATCACTGGAGATgtcattatatatatttttagttttgtttaattatccATTGTGATTAGGGTGCGCCCCAAAGCATTGGGGTACAAGgaaaatattgatttttatatataaaatgatatttttataaaatataggtTTTCTTTGGTattaaaatggcatttttgtaaattttgGCTCTTTTTAATTGGAGTTCTAGGCACAGACTTAGCCTGCCTATGCCTAAGGCCGGCACTAATTATCATCAGGCACATAGTTAAATTATTTTTAGGGTGAGCTCttctaaaaatattataattattttgttaaatttattaag
It encodes the following:
- the LOC133816917 gene encoding UDP-D-apiose/UDP-D-xylose synthase 2 encodes the protein MASPTRVDLDGNPIKPMTICMIGAGGFIGSHLCEKLMHETPHKILALDVYNDKIRHLLEPETAEYADRIQFHRLNIKHDSRLEGLIKMADLTINLAAICTPADYNTRPLDTIYSNFIDALPVVKYCSENNKRLIHFSTCEVYGKTIGSFLPKDSPLRQDPEYYVLKEDASPCIFGAIDKQRWSYACAKQLIERLIYAEGAENGLEFTIVRPFNWIGPRMDFIPGIDGPSEGVPRVLACFSNNLLRREPLKLVDGGESQRTFIYIKDAIEAVLLMIENPARANSHIFNVGNPNNEVTVRQLAEMMTEVYSKVSGEPPIDSPTVDVTSKEFYGVGYDDSDKRIPDMTIINKQLGWNPKTSLWDLLESTLTYQHRTYAEAIKKAIAKPSGTN